A genomic stretch from Malus domestica chromosome 15, GDT2T_hap1 includes:
- the LOC103442385 gene encoding protein TIC 55, chloroplastic-like isoform X2, with product MIGRRNGTLCTSPRTFRKMLLWVSRCLISSLCSIGTAMESSSATRIAAPTARLAKLSEGQLIDGRLECLYHGWQFEGQGKCVKIPQLPTDAKIPKSACAKTYEVRDSQGVVWVWMSHKTPPNPAKIPWFENFARPGFQDTSTTHELPYDHSILLENLMDPAHVPISHDRTDWSAKREDAQPLCFEVTERTDRGFAGWWGKATDPSAKSFLRFEAPCSLQNNREIVDEKTGEKHYFSGLFLCRPTGQGKSMLIVRFGGTKRSPVAKLFPKWYFHQNAGKVFEQDMGFLSSQNEILMKEKVPTKELYLNLKSSDTWVAEYRKWMDKVGHGMPYHFGHSTITLPKEPAVVEHAPAGLVAGASASFPAKGGIGSMHAPNLANRYFRHVVHCKICSGVVKAFQAWQKGLTAVAVAFAALAILVSGRQWKAILLVSAAISSAGVYACSYAVALNTTNFIRTHRRL from the exons ATGATTGGACGGAGGAATGGTACCCTCTGTACCTCACCCAGGACATTCCGGAAGATGCTCCTCTGGGTCTCACGGTGTTTGATAAGCAGCTTGTGCTCTATAGGGACGGCAATGGAGAGCTCCAGTGCTACCAGGATCGCTGCCCCCACAG CTAGGTTGGCGAAACTATCGGAAGGGCAGCTGATTGATGGAAGGTTGGAATGTTTGTATCATGGTTGGCAATTTGAAGGCCAAGGAAAATGTGTAAAGATTCCTCAG CTTCCAACAGATGCGAAAATTCCGAAATCAGCTTGCGCGAAAACATACGAGGTGAGGGACTCACAAGGGGTTGTGTGGGTTTGGATGTCTCACAAGACACCACCAAACCCGGCTAAGATTCCATGGTTTGAGAACTTCGCTCGGCCGGGGTTTCAAGACACTTCAACGACTCATGAGCTCCCTTATGATCACTCCATACTTCTGGAGAATCTCATGGATCCTGCCCATGTTCCAATCTCACATGACAGGACGGATTGGAGTGCGAAAAGGGAAGATGCTCAACCATTGTGTTTTGAGGTCACCGAACGAACTGATCGAGGATTCGCAGGCTGGTGGGGCAAGGCAACTGATCCATCGGCGAAAAGCTTCTTGAGGTTTGAGGCACCATGTTCTCTTCAAAACAACAGGGAAATTGTTGATGAAAAAACTGGGGAAAAACACTACTTTTCGGGTCTATTTCTTTGCAGACCAACTGGACAAGGGAAGTCTATGCTCATTGTGAGATTTGGTGGAACAAAAAGGTCCCCGGTCGCGAAACTGTTTCCGAAATGGTACTTTCATCAGAATGCAGGCAAGGTTTTCGAGCAAGATATGGGATTTCTTTCGTCGCAGAACGAGATACTCATGAAGGAAAAAGTACCCACCAAAGAGCTGTACCTTAACCTGAAATCTTCAGATACTTGGGTGGCTGAATATCGAAAATGGATGGACAAAGTAGGGCATGGAATGCCTTACCATTTCGGACACAGCACAATCACGTTGCCCAAAGAACCGGCTGTTGTGGAACACGCACCAGCCGGACTTGTAGCCGGCGCTTCTGCATCTTTCCCGGCAAAGGGAGGCATTGGATCCATGCACGCTCCAAACTTGGCCAACCGGTATTTCCGGCACGTGGTTCACTGCAAAATCTGCAGCGGCGTTGTCAAAGCTTTCCAAGCATGGCAAAAGGGCCTCACTGCTGTTGCTGTTGCATTTGCTGCATTGGCAATTCTTGTCTCAGGCAGGCAGTGGAAGGCCATTCTATTAGTCTCAGCAGCAATCAGCTCTGCTGGGGTTTATGCATGCTCGTACGCGGTGGCATTGAACACAACAAACTTCATAAGGACGCATAGGAGATTGTGA
- the LOC103442385 gene encoding protein TIC 55, chloroplastic-like isoform X1, which translates to MALFHPLFSHSTSLHLPQTPKKPQPLKLLLSLSPPTHPRPFIPSRKMSFSSIKCAAVADTKPPPAASPPLDEDQEDHKVLVGPTTEAERRGERVAADYDWTEEWYPLYLTQDIPEDAPLGLTVFDKQLVLYRDGNGELQCYQDRCPHRLAKLSEGQLIDGRLECLYHGWQFEGQGKCVKIPQLPTDAKIPKSACAKTYEVRDSQGVVWVWMSHKTPPNPAKIPWFENFARPGFQDTSTTHELPYDHSILLENLMDPAHVPISHDRTDWSAKREDAQPLCFEVTERTDRGFAGWWGKATDPSAKSFLRFEAPCSLQNNREIVDEKTGEKHYFSGLFLCRPTGQGKSMLIVRFGGTKRSPVAKLFPKWYFHQNAGKVFEQDMGFLSSQNEILMKEKVPTKELYLNLKSSDTWVAEYRKWMDKVGHGMPYHFGHSTITLPKEPAVVEHAPAGLVAGASASFPAKGGIGSMHAPNLANRYFRHVVHCKICSGVVKAFQAWQKGLTAVAVAFAALAILVSGRQWKAILLVSAAISSAGVYACSYAVALNTTNFIRTHRRL; encoded by the exons ATGGCTTTGTTCCACCCCCTCTTCTCCCATTCCACCTCCCTCCACCTCCCCCAAACCCCCAAGAAACCACAGCCGCTCAAACTCCTCTTATCTCTCTCCCCACCAACCCATCCCCGACCCTTCATTCCTTCCAGAAAGATGAGCTTCAGCAGCATCAAGTGTGCTGCAGTTGCAGACACCAAACCTCCTCCTGCCGCTTCTCCGCCACTTGATGAGGATCAGGAGGATCACAAGGTACTGGTGGGTCCAACCACCGAGGCGGAGAGGAGGGGAGAGAGGGTAGCGGCGGATTATGATTGGACGGAGGAATGGTACCCTCTGTACCTCACCCAGGACATTCCGGAAGATGCTCCTCTGGGTCTCACGGTGTTTGATAAGCAGCTTGTGCTCTATAGGGACGGCAATGGAGAGCTCCAGTGCTACCAGGATCGCTGCCCCCACAG GTTGGCGAAACTATCGGAAGGGCAGCTGATTGATGGAAGGTTGGAATGTTTGTATCATGGTTGGCAATTTGAAGGCCAAGGAAAATGTGTAAAGATTCCTCAG CTTCCAACAGATGCGAAAATTCCGAAATCAGCTTGCGCGAAAACATACGAGGTGAGGGACTCACAAGGGGTTGTGTGGGTTTGGATGTCTCACAAGACACCACCAAACCCGGCTAAGATTCCATGGTTTGAGAACTTCGCTCGGCCGGGGTTTCAAGACACTTCAACGACTCATGAGCTCCCTTATGATCACTCCATACTTCTGGAGAATCTCATGGATCCTGCCCATGTTCCAATCTCACATGACAGGACGGATTGGAGTGCGAAAAGGGAAGATGCTCAACCATTGTGTTTTGAGGTCACCGAACGAACTGATCGAGGATTCGCAGGCTGGTGGGGCAAGGCAACTGATCCATCGGCGAAAAGCTTCTTGAGGTTTGAGGCACCATGTTCTCTTCAAAACAACAGGGAAATTGTTGATGAAAAAACTGGGGAAAAACACTACTTTTCGGGTCTATTTCTTTGCAGACCAACTGGACAAGGGAAGTCTATGCTCATTGTGAGATTTGGTGGAACAAAAAGGTCCCCGGTCGCGAAACTGTTTCCGAAATGGTACTTTCATCAGAATGCAGGCAAGGTTTTCGAGCAAGATATGGGATTTCTTTCGTCGCAGAACGAGATACTCATGAAGGAAAAAGTACCCACCAAAGAGCTGTACCTTAACCTGAAATCTTCAGATACTTGGGTGGCTGAATATCGAAAATGGATGGACAAAGTAGGGCATGGAATGCCTTACCATTTCGGACACAGCACAATCACGTTGCCCAAAGAACCGGCTGTTGTGGAACACGCACCAGCCGGACTTGTAGCCGGCGCTTCTGCATCTTTCCCGGCAAAGGGAGGCATTGGATCCATGCACGCTCCAAACTTGGCCAACCGGTATTTCCGGCACGTGGTTCACTGCAAAATCTGCAGCGGCGTTGTCAAAGCTTTCCAAGCATGGCAAAAGGGCCTCACTGCTGTTGCTGTTGCATTTGCTGCATTGGCAATTCTTGTCTCAGGCAGGCAGTGGAAGGCCATTCTATTAGTCTCAGCAGCAATCAGCTCTGCTGGGGTTTATGCATGCTCGTACGCGGTGGCATTGAACACAACAAACTTCATAAGGACGCATAGGAGATTGTGA
- the LOC103442404 gene encoding lariat debranching enzyme, which translates to MKIAVEGCMHGDLDNVYRTLQHYEKLHDTTIDLLLCCGDFQAVRNEKDLDSLNVPHKFRSMNTFWKYYSGEAVAPYPTIFIGGNHEASNYLWELYYGGWAAPNIYFLGFAGVVKFGNLRIGGLSGIYKQPNFLKGHFERPPFNDSTIRSVYHVREYDFHKLMQVEEPIDIFLSHDWPVGITDCGDWKKLVQQKPYFRQEVQERKLGSKPAAQLLEKLKPPYWFSAHLHCKFAARVQHGEDGPVTNFLALDKCQPGRKFLQVIEIESEPGPYEIQYDEEWLEITRRFNSIFPLTTRSANLWNVRLDKQECRQWVRSKLQARGARPFEFTQTVPPYNPSQSVTYGSFPGHVRSPQTESLLQFLELPYLLDNVSQSSEVLPSPPRGSVEENSEDIPIDDVDELEEDAVDCENENS; encoded by the exons ATGAAGATTGCAGTCGAAGGTTGCATGCACGGCGACCTCGACAACGTCTACCGAACCCTCCAACACTACGAAAAGCTTCACGACACCACCATCGACCTCCTCCTCTGCTGCGGCGACTTTCAG GCTGTGAGGAATGAGAAGGACTTGGATAGCTTAAATGTGCCTCACAAGTTCAGGAGCATGAACACATTCTGGAAGTATTATTCCGGGGAGGCAGTGGCTCCGTACCCGACCATATTCATCGGTGGGAATCACGAGGCTTCCAATTACTTGTGGGAACT GTATTATGGAGGATGGGCAGCACCTAATATTTACTTCTTGGGGTTTGCTGGTGTAGTCAAGTTCGGAAACCTTCGGATTGGTGGACTCTCTGGAATTTATAAACAGCCCAATTTTCTAAAAG GACACTTTGAGAGGCCTCCTTTTAATGATAGTACTATCAGGTCCGTGTATCATGTTCGTGAGTATGATTTCCACAAACTCATGCAAGTTGAGGAACCAATTGATATTTTTCTTTCGCATGATTGGCCTGTTGGTATCACGGATTGTGGGGACTGGAAGAAACTTGTTCAGCAAAAACCATATTTTAGGCAGGAG GTTCAAGAAAGAAAGCTTGGAAGTAAACCAGCTGCTCAATTGCTTGAAAAACTGAAACCACCTTATTGGTTTTCAGCTCATTTACACTGCAAATTTGCTGCTCGTGTTCAACATGGGGAAGATGGTCCAGTGACGAACTTTCTTGCTCTTGATAAGTGCCAACCTGGACGTAAATTTCTACAG GTTATTGAAATTGAATCAGAACCGGGCCCTTATGAGATTCAGTACGATGAAGAATGGCTAGAAATAACTCGGCGGTTTAACTCTATTTTCCCTCTCACTACCAGAAGTGCAAATCTTTG GAATGTACGTCTTGACAAACAAGAATGTCGTCAGTGGGTCAGGAGCAAGTTACAAGCAAGAGGGGCCAGACCCTTTGAATTCACTCAGACAGTTCCACCATACAATCCCTCTCAATCTGTCACTTATGGTTCCTTCCCTG GACACGTTCGGAGTCCTCAGACAGAATCTCTATTGCAGTTTCTGGAACTTCCTTACCTTCTTGATAACGTGTCACAATCATCCGAAGTACTCCCAAGTCCTCCTAGAG GTTCTGTTGAAGAGAACAGTGAAGACATTCCCATTGATGATGTGGATGAGTTGGAAGAAGATGCTGTGGATTGCGAAAACGAAAATTCATGA